One genomic segment of Streptomyces sp. TLI_146 includes these proteins:
- a CDS encoding glycosyltransferase codes for MATRLRPERLGYLAELHASLMRQTVPWEAVLVLDGADRALLPEPLAADARVRVVELPRPVGAAAARNLGLRTVRTPLVCYMDDDDLVPDDSLAVRHQRITETGLGWVAGWSADLHPDGSTTIWRCPTPPGVHQPGDVTGYWTSPDAQIPLGQTMLLAQTDLVVAAGGHGGLPAGEDFLMVNGVTNLAAGELLPHVVYFYRQHSAQMTAGGAAAYRDLRGPSREFAFRHGRALRSTLQHSRAHGQELAS; via the coding sequence ATCGCCACCCGGCTGCGGCCCGAACGCCTGGGCTACCTCGCCGAACTGCACGCCAGCCTGATGCGGCAGACCGTGCCCTGGGAGGCCGTCCTCGTCCTCGACGGGGCCGACCGTGCGCTCCTGCCCGAACCGCTGGCCGCCGATGCCCGCGTCCGCGTGGTCGAACTGCCCCGCCCGGTCGGCGCTGCCGCCGCCCGCAACCTGGGCCTGCGCACCGTCCGCACCCCCCTGGTGTGCTACATGGACGACGACGATCTTGTCCCCGACGACAGCCTCGCCGTGAGGCATCAGCGGATCACCGAGACCGGCCTGGGCTGGGTCGCGGGCTGGAGCGCCGACCTGCACCCGGACGGCTCCACCACGATCTGGCGCTGCCCCACACCCCCCGGCGTGCACCAGCCCGGTGACGTGACCGGGTACTGGACCAGTCCCGACGCCCAGATCCCGCTCGGCCAGACCATGCTCCTGGCCCAGACCGACCTCGTCGTCGCCGCAGGTGGGCACGGCGGGCTCCCCGCCGGGGAAGACTTTCTGATGGTCAATGGCGTGACCAACCTTGCCGCGGGCGAACTGCTGCCGCACGTCGTCTATTTCTACCGGCAGCATTCCGCCCAGATGACCGCCGGCGGGGCTGCCGCCTACCGCGATCTTCGGGGCCCTTCACGGGAGTTCGCCTTCCGGCACGGACGTGCACTGCGCTCCACGCTGCAACACTCCCGCGCCCACGGGCAGGAGCTCGCGTCCTGA
- a CDS encoding ATP-binding protein has product MTHRPARRARRASASPLFTPHSTDRASRKAARRQLAEAAAKARAEAAQHPSGTEPAEQEMPAALFPPHGRPGPASARGGKLKLPAHRMTTATVAGAYPFLAEGGLGAEGIYIGRDMHAEASFCFDPFALYGKVEGFTNPNVLMAGVIGQGKSALAKSFALRSVAFGYRVYVPCDPKGEWTPVAAALGGTSIALGPGLPGKLNPLDAAPRPPSVSETDWANEIRKRRLLLLGSLARTVLGRDLLPMEHTGLDVALDAVVTRAAANGRTPLLGDIATMLNSPDQLDAVGGLMSGHLGDASRDLAHAMRRLVHGDLAGMFDAPSTVMFDPNSPMLTIDLSRLGGSGDDTALVLAMTCAAAWMESALSDPGGGRRWIVYDEAWRLMRHPGLLQRMQSQWKLSRGLGIANLMVIHRLSDLLTAGDAGSRGRALAEGLLADCSTRIIYRQETDQLQAAAALLGLTSVEGDAIAHLNRGRGLWKVAGRSFIVQHQLHPHELALFDTDSRMH; this is encoded by the coding sequence ATGACCCACCGGCCCGCCCGGCGCGCCCGCCGCGCCTCGGCCTCTCCACTGTTCACCCCGCACAGCACCGACCGCGCCAGCCGCAAGGCCGCACGCCGCCAACTCGCCGAGGCCGCCGCCAAGGCACGCGCCGAAGCCGCCCAGCACCCCTCCGGCACCGAGCCGGCAGAACAGGAGATGCCCGCTGCTCTCTTCCCGCCCCACGGCCGCCCCGGCCCCGCCTCGGCACGCGGCGGCAAGCTCAAGCTGCCCGCACACCGCATGACCACCGCCACCGTCGCCGGTGCCTACCCCTTCCTCGCCGAGGGCGGACTGGGCGCCGAAGGCATCTACATCGGCCGCGACATGCACGCCGAAGCATCCTTCTGTTTCGACCCGTTCGCCCTGTACGGCAAGGTCGAGGGCTTCACGAACCCGAACGTGTTGATGGCCGGGGTGATCGGCCAGGGCAAGAGCGCCCTAGCCAAGAGTTTTGCCCTGCGCTCGGTGGCCTTCGGCTACCGCGTCTACGTGCCCTGTGACCCCAAGGGGGAATGGACTCCGGTGGCCGCCGCCCTCGGCGGCACCTCCATCGCGCTGGGCCCCGGCCTGCCGGGCAAACTGAACCCGCTGGACGCCGCCCCGCGCCCGCCGTCGGTCTCCGAGACGGACTGGGCGAACGAGATCCGCAAACGGCGCCTGCTGCTGCTCGGCTCCCTTGCCCGCACCGTCCTCGGGCGGGACCTGCTGCCCATGGAGCACACCGGCCTCGACGTCGCCCTGGACGCCGTGGTCACCCGCGCCGCCGCCAACGGACGCACCCCGCTGCTCGGTGACATCGCCACCATGCTCAACAGCCCCGACCAACTCGACGCGGTCGGCGGCCTGATGTCCGGACACCTGGGCGACGCCTCCCGCGACCTGGCCCACGCCATGCGCCGCCTCGTCCACGGCGACCTGGCCGGCATGTTCGACGCCCCCTCGACCGTGATGTTCGACCCCAACAGCCCGATGCTCACCATCGACCTGTCCCGCCTGGGCGGTTCCGGCGACGACACCGCACTCGTCCTCGCCATGACCTGCGCCGCCGCCTGGATGGAGTCCGCACTCTCCGACCCAGGCGGCGGCCGTCGTTGGATCGTCTACGACGAAGCCTGGCGCCTGATGCGCCACCCCGGACTGCTCCAGCGCATGCAGTCCCAGTGGAAACTCAGCCGCGGCCTGGGCATCGCCAACCTCATGGTCATCCACCGGCTCAGCGATCTACTCACCGCCGGCGATGCCGGATCCCGCGGAAGGGCGCTGGCCGAAGGTCTGCTCGCCGACTGCTCCACCCGCATCATCTACCGCCAGGAGACCGACCAACTCCAGGCCGCAGCAGCCCTTTTGGGCCTCACTTCGGTGGAGGGCGACGCGATCGCCCACCTCAATCGCGGACGCGGCCTCTGGAAGGTCGCAGGCAGATCCTTCATCGTCCAACATCAGCTCCATCCGCACGAACTGGCCCTATTCGATACGGATTCCCGAATGCATTGA
- a CDS encoding AAA family ATPase, which produces MARLLADRPADTLTIGDMARQLGHSHGAVRNAALTLVRRGEADQGGSGQPEFRANAKTAAAAQRAVISPPGTHSPRAQAATARTTIPAAATPRQTGPIRRAGGQIYHPRELADLPDVEALNRLRDADVPVLLYGPPGTGKTSLVEAAFPDLLTVAGDGDTTVGDLIGEYTQDDAGAYVFQYGPLVTAMTEGHALLIDDATLISPKVLAALYPAMDGRRQIQVKAHKGETIKAEPGFYVVAGHNPGVHGAVLTEALASRFSVQIQIGTDYDLALALRIDARVVRVARHLARQVELGELGWAPQLRELLSYQKTEAVLGTKAALANLVGIAPVEDRGAVAAAVIKAAGVKEIAPLTLGKQLSASAVRQPAGSTGSAHRGRSR; this is translated from the coding sequence GTGGCCCGACTGCTGGCCGACAGGCCAGCGGACACGCTCACCATCGGGGACATGGCCAGGCAGCTGGGCCACTCCCACGGCGCCGTCCGCAACGCCGCCCTCACCCTGGTGCGACGCGGCGAGGCCGACCAAGGCGGAAGTGGACAACCGGAGTTCCGCGCGAACGCGAAGACCGCCGCAGCCGCGCAGAGGGCTGTGATCAGCCCACCGGGCACCCACTCTCCCCGCGCCCAGGCGGCCACGGCCCGCACGACCATTCCCGCAGCAGCCACGCCCCGGCAGACCGGCCCGATCCGCCGCGCGGGGGGCCAGATCTACCACCCCCGGGAGCTGGCCGATCTGCCCGACGTCGAGGCGCTGAACCGTCTGCGCGACGCCGACGTGCCGGTGCTGCTCTACGGCCCTCCGGGCACCGGCAAGACGTCGTTGGTGGAGGCAGCGTTCCCGGACCTGCTCACCGTCGCCGGTGACGGCGACACCACGGTCGGCGACTTGATCGGCGAGTACACACAGGACGACGCGGGAGCCTACGTCTTCCAGTACGGGCCGCTGGTCACCGCGATGACCGAGGGCCACGCCCTGCTGATCGACGATGCCACCTTGATCTCACCCAAGGTCCTGGCGGCGCTGTATCCCGCAATGGACGGGCGCAGGCAGATCCAGGTCAAGGCCCACAAGGGCGAGACCATCAAGGCCGAGCCGGGCTTCTACGTGGTGGCGGGCCACAATCCCGGCGTCCACGGCGCGGTGTTGACGGAGGCGCTCGCGAGCCGGTTCAGCGTGCAGATCCAGATCGGCACGGACTATGACCTCGCCCTGGCGCTGAGGATCGATGCCCGGGTGGTCCGGGTCGCCCGACACCTCGCCCGCCAGGTCGAACTCGGCGAGCTGGGCTGGGCCCCCCAACTGCGAGAGCTGCTCAGCTACCAGAAGACCGAGGCCGTCCTCGGCACCAAAGCAGCCCTCGCAAACCTGGTCGGCATCGCCCCTGTGGAGGATCGCGGCGCCGTCGCCGCTGCCGTCATCAAGGCTGCCGGCGTCAAGGAGATCGCGCCCCTCACCCTCGGCAAGCAGCTGTCCGCCTCGGCCGTCCGGCAGCCCGCGGGCAGCACCGGCTCCGCGCACCGGGGCCGCTCGCGATGA
- a CDS encoding MFS transporter, translated as MTSTIGSGPLLAQRHVARLLFGTLIGRLPNGMAPVAILLLVADQGGPLKTGGLLCALYGLASAIGQPVLGRLVDRRGQTGITTAAVVITTACLLALPYVDAVSRSALAAGVVVLAGLSTPPLEANLRALWATVLPDPQRRRAALALDTGAQGLIYVAGPPLVAVLVVLRGPGAAMTVTAVLGLIGAALVLSAAPSRAWRPATARGGGFLGPLHHGGLRLLFLAVAGVGFSLGAMNVWAVAMADRHGMAWLSGLIPAALSTGSLVGGILYGRRRWPGRLGSQLLAAAVMFVCAWAPIATNPAPLAATALAALPGLFLTALITSAFLTVEAFAPDGTLTEAYAWLIASVGVGQAAGTALAGLFAVQPALGAALPAGGAVVALAVLAGARRQLSSPHSALCRGRHRRNDTKTRSTRGRHRRARIA; from the coding sequence TTGACCTCCACCATCGGCTCCGGCCCGCTGCTCGCGCAACGCCACGTTGCCCGCCTGCTGTTCGGCACACTGATCGGCCGGCTACCCAACGGCATGGCGCCGGTCGCGATCCTTCTCCTCGTCGCCGACCAGGGCGGACCGCTGAAGACAGGCGGGCTGCTGTGCGCGCTGTACGGCCTGGCCAGCGCCATCGGACAGCCGGTGCTGGGGCGCCTGGTCGACAGGCGCGGACAGACCGGCATCACCACGGCCGCCGTCGTGATCACCACGGCCTGCCTCCTGGCGTTGCCGTACGTCGACGCCGTCAGCCGGTCGGCGCTGGCGGCCGGCGTCGTCGTCCTGGCGGGGCTGAGCACACCCCCGTTGGAGGCAAATCTGCGCGCATTGTGGGCCACCGTGCTGCCTGATCCGCAGCGGCGGCGCGCCGCCCTCGCGCTCGATACCGGAGCCCAAGGACTGATCTACGTCGCCGGACCGCCTCTGGTCGCCGTGCTGGTCGTCCTGCGCGGGCCCGGCGCCGCCATGACAGTCACCGCGGTGCTCGGGCTGATCGGAGCGGCCCTGGTGCTCAGCGCCGCCCCGTCGCGGGCGTGGCGGCCTGCCACCGCACGAGGCGGCGGGTTCCTCGGGCCCCTGCACCATGGCGGACTGCGGCTGCTGTTCCTGGCCGTCGCCGGTGTCGGCTTCTCCTTGGGTGCGATGAACGTGTGGGCCGTGGCCATGGCCGACCGCCACGGCATGGCGTGGCTGTCCGGGCTGATCCCCGCCGCACTGTCCACCGGCAGCCTCGTCGGCGGCATCCTGTACGGCCGGCGCCGCTGGCCCGGCCGACTCGGCAGCCAACTCCTGGCCGCGGCAGTGATGTTCGTCTGCGCCTGGGCGCCGATCGCCACCAACCCCGCACCGCTCGCGGCGACCGCACTCGCCGCGCTGCCGGGCCTCTTCCTCACCGCACTGATCACCAGCGCCTTCTTGACGGTCGAGGCGTTCGCGCCCGACGGCACCCTCACCGAGGCGTACGCCTGGCTGATCGCCTCCGTCGGCGTCGGGCAGGCAGCCGGGACCGCACTGGCCGGCCTCTTCGCCGTGCAGCCCGCCCTCGGTGCCGCTCTTCCTGCGGGCGGCGCGGTGGTTGCCCTGGCCGTGCTGGCTGGTGCTCGGCGCCAGCTGTCCTCCCCGCACAGCGCCCTGTGCCGCGGCCGGCACCGCCGCAACGACACCAAGACCCGCTCCACCCGAGGCCGGCACCGCCGCGCCCGGATCGCTTAA